gccaacttcTCTGAAGTATTGGTAGTCGCAACCTGAAttaaatgtgccgacttggtcaacctgtcgacaatgacccaaactgcatcaaacttccgtaaGGTCCGTGAcaatccaactacaaagtccatagtaatacgctctcatttccactcaggtatagtcatctgctgaagtaggccacctggcctctggtgcttatACTTAACCTGTTGGTAATTTAAGCacctagccacatactcaactatgtctttctttatccaccaccaccaataatgctgtttcaggtcacgatacatcttcgtagcacctggatgaatagaataccgagaactgcgTGCCttctctagaatcctctccctcaagccattgaCATTAGGAAAACATAGGCGAccttggagtcgcagaacaccatcctcgccaatagaaacctccttggcaccaccccgtagtaccgtctctctgagaactgcCAAATGCGGATCATCGAACTGTCGGACCTTGATTTTCCCCAATAATGAAGattgggcaacaacacatgcaagaactcgactgggctctaaaatgtccaacctcacaagtctgttagactgaatgtccaaagctagtggcctctcctctgctgaaatgaatgccaagctacccatactctctgccttcctgcttaaggcatccgcgaccacatttgccttgcctaaatgataaagaatggtgatgtcataatccttcagtaacttgAGCCATATACACTATCTCAAATTGAGATCACTttacttgaacaaatgttgtaagctgcgatgatcagtataaacctcaaaTGATATCCCATACAGATAATacctccatatcttaagagcatggaCAATCGTGACCAACTCCAAGTCgtgcacatggtaattcttctcatggatcttcagatgacgtgaagcatatgtaataactctcccctcctgcatcaagacacaacccaagccaatgcgtgaagcgtcgtaATAAaccgtatacatccccgaaccgaaaggcaacactagaactggtgttgtggtcaaagttgtcttgagcttctgaaagctcgcctcacaatcatcggaccaacggaatggagcacccttctgggtcaatctagtcaaaggtgccgcAATGGATGAAAAGCCCTGCACAAACCAGCGAttataacctgctaaccccaggaaacTCTTGATCTCACTCAccgaagtaggacgaggccaactctgaactgcctcaatcttcttgggatccaccttaatacatTCTCCTGATACAATATGCTCCAAGAATGCCATAGACTctagacaaaactcacacttggagaacttagcatatagcttctattctcacaaggtctgaagtaccactctcaaatgctggtcatgctcccccaggctacgtgagtaaatcaagatgtcatcaatgaagacaataacgaaGGAATTAATATAAGgtctgaacacccggttcatcaaatccataaacgtcgatGAGGCATTattcaagccgaaggacatcactagaaactcataatgaccatatctggtacgaaaggcagtcttcggaacatctgagtcccagatcttcaattgatggtaccccgatctcaagtcgatcttagaaaacaacctggcaccctgcaactggtcaaacaaatcatcaatacgtggcaacgggtacttgttcttgatggtaaccttgttcaactagaggtaatcaatgcacatctgcatagtcccatcttttttcttcacaaataacattagtgcaccccaaggtgatacacttggtctcacaaacccctttgccaataactcctcaagctgctccttcagCTCCTTcagctctttcggagccatacggtacggtgggatagataggCTGgatacctggagccaaatcaatatagaaatcaatatcacgatctggcggTATGCCTgaaaggtcagaaggaaacacatcggcaaATTCCCGGACTActagcactgaatcaatcgccggagaCTCTATGATGGTATTCCGAACATATTCGAGATacaccaaacaacccttctcgaccagatgtcgagccttcagaaaagagataacccgactagatgtactaaaggaggaacccttccactccaatctcagCAACTCTGGAATCGCTAAAGTAACAGTCTTGgtatgacaatcaaggatggcgtgatatggggataaccagtccatgcctaggatgaccttaaagtcaatcatatcaagtaacagaagGTCTGCTAtagtctcgtaaccacagaatgtaaccaCACAAGATCGGTAGATCCGATCCATAACCACAGAATCACCCACATGAGTGGACATATAAACAAGAGTGCGCAAGGACTCATGAGGAttatccaggaaatgagcaaataaagatgacacatatgaataggtagaccctggatcaaataataccgaagcatccctaccgcatacAGAAATAATATATGTggtcacgacatctgaggccactgcatctggtctggtcggaaaagcatagaatctagctggagcacCACTTGGctagcctccgcctggctgaacAATAGCTGGATGACCTCCCCtgcctagcctccacctctaagacgGCCCCTACCTGCATGTCCCTCGCTTCTGGGCGGTCGGAttgctggtgctgtaatcatatgCTGATAACCCTGCtatactgccttgccccgaagtttGGGACAAAATCTCTTCATGTGACCCGGATCCTCACTCGTAACAACCCCGCAGTGCCATAGACTGTTGTCCCAAAGTCTGACCCTAATGGCCTGAATatccactagaagaaccctggatGGCTGGTGAGCGGTATGAACTCTCTAGCATGGAACTAAAGTAGGCATTGGAGGAACCCTGATgaactggtgggcgataagaactctctagcaTAACACTGATATAGGGTCgtgctggagcaccccgaggaggtggtggtggtgctggatatgtgggcatgctagactgacccctcccaaactgacctctgcccctagccggGGAACCTCTAAACTCTCCCGAAAATCGGGTCCTCTTATCctgctgcatctgctctctacccctctggcggtagcccttaatcctccgagcaatctctaCCATTAGCTGATAatcagtacccatctcaaccttcGTAGCCATGCTAGCCTGAATACTGGGGTGTAACCCCGCAAAAAATTTCTGTACTCTCTCTGCAttagtaggaagtatcataagtgcatggcgagacaactcagaaaatctcgcctcataataggtcacagacatctgaccctactcgagctgctcaaactgacaccgtaactcttccctctgagagggtggaatatacccaTCTAATAGAAGCtgtgtaaactgatcccaagtcatgggaggagaacccgctGATCTGCCAAGAaggtaagactgccaccatctacgggccctgccctccagctagaAAGCGGTGAAATCTactccatgggactccaatatcctcatgttatgcagtctgtccctgcaccgatcaataaagtcctgggcgtcctcatgccgctcacccccgaagataggagggtgtagcctagtccatatGTCCAGTAGCTTCTACGGATCGCCGCCCGTAGCTGGTTTAGGCTCAGGTGCTGCTGCGGCAACTGGCTGGGCCCCGCCTACGGGTAGTGTACCCAGAGGCTGATATACTGTAGCTGCGTAcccaggagcctgagcagtaggggtctgtgctccccctcctgcctgagatgtggatgggtctgctggaaataaactagcATGAGttatagtgtccatgaaccgcagcatacggcccatgacctcctgaaagcccggtgctgtcatgaaatctaccggggctggctctggAATAGACACCTCGCCCTACTCCTTCATGATGGGATCCTCCACTAGATCCactggtggtgctactggggcaGCTCTAGGATGCCCTTGTCCCCTCCCTCGGGCCGGTGACCTCCCccagcctctgcctcggcctttagCAATGGGGGGAGCAGCTCTCCCCGGGTCTGGAACGTCCGttgtacgcgtcctcaccatctgtgagagaatagaagaaggaaactTAGTATActatcaactgcacgataggagatgaataaggagtagttttctaacaccctatagcctcttgaagataagtacagatgtctccgcaccgatccgtaagactctactaggccttgTTGTGCccttttttctcgcgaaatcgggtttcgacatatgacaactcttttaaggaggtattaaaagaggagagtcgccacttaacagtttttaaggtgcgttagggcacctatttgtatatgACTCAGGTTtgactagtttgcatcaccaaagatcgggtaagggctcgaaATTACCTCGAAGAAAAGGTGCTAGGCACTCTTTGACGTCCACAACTGTTGGTTCTgaccgaacttgaattatatgaattagtcagatAAATAAAGACAGAGAAAATAAGAAGTTTGGGATGTTTGATTATCAAAGACTTTGAATAAATAGAAACACTTGATTCAAAGATAAGATGatgggtcctaagttttttagcctaaaggatcaccccgtgcaacataaataatacttcgtaactccctcaagataaagtgttactcgtattattcagcgggcacagactatcatctcctgctacccaattactatctttaagttattacctaaagcacactagttgattctaaatcgtgcctcatgcgtgcactacccgtcccatgcctatgatccaggaggcatttggacctctatttttgggtggttctagacttgacttaggctgctcaaaaatgttaaaactaggcgacaattcAAAACTAATAGGACTGCAATTAGCCTCCGTAATTAGGTAAACAAATACACGCAAACAGATTTTACATATTAGGTAGTTTTCAGAATTGAAGGGATTGCGGTTATTAAACTCTATTTGCATGGTTTCTAGATGATCTGATTAAGATGCGTAAGCCATTTTTAGACCTAATGATTTCCAAATTAGCAATTAGTAAATGCCAGATGCTGCTAAGTGGCTTATTACAGATTATCGGTGGACAcatctataggcatgatttctaagtgATTTATACAATAAGGAACATCAGA
The DNA window shown above is from Nicotiana tomentosiformis chromosome 8, ASM39032v3, whole genome shotgun sequence and carries:
- the LOC138897040 gene encoding uncharacterized protein encodes the protein MATKVEMGTDYQLMVEIARRIKGYRQRGREQMQQDKRTRFSGEFRGSPARGRGSTYSYVSSLFAHFLDNPHESLRTLVYMSTHVGDSVVMDRIYRSCVVTFCGYETIADLLLLDMIDFKVILGMDWLSPYHAILDCHTKTVTLAIPELLRLEWKGSSFSTSSRVISFLKARHLVEKGCLVYLEYVRNTIIESPAIDSVLVVREFADVFPSDLSGIPPDRDIDFYIDLAPGIQPIYPTVPYGSERAEGAEGAA